Proteins from a genomic interval of Diaphorobacter sp. HDW4A:
- the parC gene encoding DNA topoisomerase IV subunit A codes for MSDQSTLEFSADQPDSDSLELAQYAQQAYLEYALSVVKGRALPDVSDGLKPVQRRILFAMDRMGLGYSGPTRNVPAKPVKSARVVGDVLGKYHPHGDQSAYDALVRLSQDFSQRYPLIDGQGNFGSRDGDGAAAMRYTEARLAKITTLLLDEIDMGTVEFAPNYDGSFEEPRQLPARLPFSLLNGASGIAVGMATEIPSHNLREVADACIALVKSPKLTDEELFAIVPGPDYPGGGQIISSTSDIQDAYRSGRGSMKVRARWKIEELARGQWQLIVTELPPGTSTQKVLEEIEELTNPKVKTGKKALSQDQNQLKASMLALLDGVRDESSKDAPVRIVFEPKTGKVPQHELITTLLAHTSLETSSSINLTMIGLDGKPVQKSLRQMLEEWISFRQTTIARRSQHRLNKVLDRIHILEGRQLVLLNIDEVIAIIRQSDEPKEALIARFKLSDRQAEDILEIRLRQLARLEAIKIEQDLKELREEQGKLEEILGNPNALRRLMIKEIEADAKQFADARRTLIQEEKKAVAEVKVVDEPVTVVVSDKGWVRARTGHGHEAGSFSFKSGDTLYGTFECRTVDTLIVFGNNGRVYSVAVSQLPGGRGDGQPITTLIDLESGTQPVHYFAGPNNAAMLLAGSGGYGFITTVEHMTARNRGGKSFVSLGDKETLCRPSHAAFTSGGTELVPATHVCCASVAGRILTFEIAELKLMEKGGRGLMLIDLDDKDQLAGTAAYTRSVRFTGIGRGGKERDETLEIRSLNNARAARGRKGKAGDFGFKIADVIRVE; via the coding sequence CCGGGCGCTGCCCGACGTGTCTGACGGCCTGAAGCCGGTGCAGCGACGCATCCTGTTTGCCATGGACCGCATGGGCCTCGGCTACAGCGGCCCCACGCGCAACGTACCCGCCAAGCCCGTGAAGAGCGCGCGCGTGGTCGGCGATGTGCTGGGTAAATACCACCCGCACGGTGACCAGTCTGCCTACGACGCGCTGGTGCGTCTGTCGCAGGATTTCAGCCAGCGCTACCCGCTGATCGACGGCCAGGGCAACTTTGGCAGCCGCGACGGCGACGGCGCCGCCGCGATGCGTTACACCGAAGCGCGGCTTGCCAAGATCACCACGCTGCTGCTCGACGAGATCGACATGGGAACGGTCGAGTTCGCGCCCAACTATGACGGCTCGTTCGAAGAGCCGCGTCAGTTGCCCGCGCGCCTGCCGTTCTCGCTGCTCAATGGTGCCAGTGGCATTGCCGTGGGCATGGCGACGGAAATCCCGAGCCACAACCTGCGCGAGGTGGCCGACGCCTGCATTGCGCTGGTGAAGTCTCCCAAACTCACGGACGAGGAATTGTTCGCGATCGTGCCCGGCCCCGACTATCCGGGCGGGGGGCAGATCATCAGCAGTACTTCCGACATCCAGGACGCGTATCGCAGCGGTCGCGGCAGCATGAAGGTGCGTGCGCGCTGGAAGATCGAGGAACTCGCGCGCGGCCAGTGGCAGCTCATCGTCACAGAGCTGCCGCCAGGCACCAGCACGCAGAAGGTGCTCGAGGAAATCGAAGAGCTCACCAATCCCAAGGTCAAGACCGGCAAGAAGGCGCTTTCGCAAGATCAGAACCAGCTCAAGGCCAGCATGCTTGCGCTGCTCGACGGCGTGCGCGACGAGTCCAGCAAGGACGCACCGGTGCGCATCGTCTTCGAGCCCAAGACCGGCAAGGTGCCGCAGCATGAACTGATCACCACGCTGCTTGCGCACACCAGTCTCGAGACTTCGTCGTCCATTAACCTGACGATGATCGGCCTCGATGGCAAGCCGGTGCAGAAATCGCTGCGCCAGATGCTAGAAGAGTGGATCAGCTTCCGCCAGACGACAATCGCACGCCGTTCGCAGCATCGCCTGAACAAGGTGCTCGACCGCATCCACATCCTCGAAGGTCGCCAGCTCGTACTGTTGAACATCGACGAGGTGATCGCCATCATCCGCCAGTCCGACGAGCCCAAGGAAGCGCTGATCGCGCGCTTCAAGCTCAGCGACCGCCAGGCTGAGGACATTCTTGAAATCCGACTGCGCCAACTGGCGCGACTCGAGGCCATCAAGATCGAGCAGGACTTGAAGGAACTGCGCGAAGAGCAGGGCAAGCTCGAAGAAATTCTGGGCAACCCGAATGCACTGCGCCGTTTGATGATCAAGGAAATCGAGGCCGATGCCAAGCAGTTCGCCGACGCGCGCCGCACCCTGATCCAGGAAGAGAAAAAGGCCGTGGCTGAAGTGAAGGTGGTGGACGAGCCGGTCACCGTGGTCGTCTCCGACAAGGGCTGGGTGCGCGCACGCACGGGCCACGGTCACGAGGCGGGCAGCTTCAGTTTCAAGTCCGGCGACACGCTGTATGGCACGTTCGAATGCCGCACGGTCGATACGCTGATCGTCTTCGGCAACAACGGCCGTGTGTACTCGGTCGCGGTGTCGCAGTTGCCCGGCGGACGTGGTGACGGCCAGCCGATCACCACGCTCATCGATCTGGAAAGCGGCACGCAACCCGTGCACTACTTTGCCGGACCGAACAACGCGGCAATGCTGCTCGCGGGCTCTGGCGGCTATGGTTTCATCACCACGGTCGAACACATGACGGCACGCAATCGCGGTGGCAAGTCGTTCGTGAGCCTGGGCGACAAGGAGACCCTGTGCCGTCCATCGCACGCCGCGTTCACAAGCGGTGGCACGGAGCTGGTGCCTGCCACTCACGTGTGCTGCGCCTCGGTCGCCGGACGCATTCTGACGTTCGAGATCGCCGAGCTGAAGCTTATGGAAAAGGGCGGGCGTGGGTTGATGCTGATCGACTTGGACGACAAGGACCAGCTTGCGGGGACTGCGGCCTATACGCGCAGTGTACGGTTCACGGGGATTGGGCGTGGGGGCAAAGAGCGGGATGAGACGCTCGAGATTCGCTCGCTCAACAACGCTCGGGCTGCGCGGGGGCGCAAGGGGAAGGCGGGAGACTTCGGGTTCAAGATCGCGGATGTGATCCGGGTCGAGTAG